Proteins from a single region of Stappia sp. ES.058:
- a CDS encoding transposase, translating to MVAANPAGEEEEGPLQLQFDRSVKLAFRGSSISSDGGLLLRQSVFSRLAGYENVNDADLLRLDPVMRQLVGGRAMTRGAASASAMGRFETTMLTQPKNLAALEDLPGRWIDAVHDRQPPKVVTLDMDSSESPMHGDQEGAAWNGYFQSKCLHPLFVFNQFDDLERCALRPGNVHSADGWEDVLRPVLTRYSVGTRPSITRRRFRADASNAIRLQLHALAYNLASILIKLVTPAALETWSLTSLRERLVKTGARLVKHARYAVFQFAEAALPRAVFAGILGLINGLRDPPIAMVSVRSATPPEPRYAALA from the coding sequence ATGGTGGCGGCGAACCCGGCGGGTGAAGAGGAAGAGGGTCCGCTGCAGCTCCAGTTTGACCGTTCGGTGAAACTCGCATTCCGAGGCTCGTCGATCAGTTCTGACGGCGGCCTGCTCCTCCGCCAGTCGGTCTTCTCGCGGCTGGCGGGCTACGAAAACGTCAATGACGCCGACCTCCTTCGGCTCGACCCGGTGATGCGCCAGCTCGTCGGCGGTCGTGCGATGACCCGTGGCGCGGCCTCGGCAAGTGCCATGGGCCGGTTCGAGACCACGATGCTGACACAGCCGAAGAACCTCGCCGCTCTGGAAGATCTGCCTGGCCGCTGGATCGATGCCGTTCACGACCGTCAGCCGCCGAAGGTTGTCACACTCGACATGGATAGCTCCGAGAGCCCAATGCATGGCGATCAGGAGGGCGCTGCCTGGAACGGCTACTTCCAGTCGAAGTGCCTACACCCACTCTTCGTGTTCAACCAGTTCGACGATCTTGAACGATGTGCGCTCAGGCCTGGGAACGTGCACAGCGCCGACGGCTGGGAAGATGTGCTGCGCCCGGTGCTGACGCGCTATTCCGTCGGGACTCGACCCTCGATCACCCGCCGCCGGTTCCGCGCGGACGCCTCCAACGCGATCCGGCTGCAGCTGCATGCCCTAGCCTACAACCTGGCGAGCATCCTGATCAAGCTGGTGACGCCCGCAGCGCTCGAGACCTGGTCGCTGACCTCGCTACGCGAGCGGTTGGTCAAGACCGGCGCTCGGCTGGTGAAGCACGCCCGCTATGCCGTCTTCCAGTTTGCCGAGGCCGCCCTGCCTCGGGCAGTCTTCGCGGGCATCCTCGGACTGATCAACGGTCTGCGCGATCCGCCGATCGCAATGGTGTCTGTACGATCGGCGACGCCCCCAGAACCGCGATACGCAGCCCTGGCGTAG
- a CDS encoding bifunctional alpha/beta hydrolase/OsmC family protein — protein MTAKPIRLTFSGHAGAELAARLDLPDGPVRAYALFAHCFTCSKDVIAARRIAQALTESGIGVLRFDFTGLGGSGGDFASTNFSSNLSDLLAAADYLRRSYHAPSLLIGHSLGGAAVLAVAGDIPEAVAVATIGAPADADHVVHNFHADLETIRSEGEAEVSLAGRSFTIERQFLDDLSKHTVRDRVARLGKALLVLHAPRDETVGIDNATDLFVAAKHPKSFVSLDTADHLLSDPDDAAYAADVIAAWASRYLKADDASAQDKDADGVVVTETGAGKFQSVVRIGTHRLLTDEPEAVGGLDSGPSPYDYLAAALGACTVMTLRMYAEHKGLEIGRIGTTVHHEKVHAEDCVDCTDDHRARGGKIDRLERIVHLSGDIDADTRARLLEIADKCPVHRTLEAGAAVVTREAVEDVT, from the coding sequence ATGACTGCCAAACCGATCCGACTGACCTTTTCCGGACATGCCGGTGCTGAACTTGCCGCACGGCTTGATCTGCCGGACGGGCCGGTGCGTGCATACGCGCTCTTTGCGCATTGCTTCACCTGCTCCAAGGACGTGATCGCGGCACGCCGCATCGCGCAGGCGCTGACGGAATCGGGCATCGGCGTGCTGCGCTTCGACTTTACCGGCCTCGGCGGTTCGGGCGGTGATTTTGCCTCCACCAATTTCTCCTCCAATCTCTCCGACCTGTTGGCGGCTGCGGACTATCTGCGACGCAGTTACCATGCGCCAAGCCTGCTCATCGGGCACTCACTGGGCGGGGCCGCGGTGCTTGCGGTGGCCGGGGATATTCCCGAAGCCGTGGCCGTTGCCACCATCGGTGCGCCGGCGGATGCGGATCATGTTGTTCACAACTTTCATGCGGACCTCGAGACCATCCGGAGCGAGGGTGAGGCCGAGGTGTCGCTCGCGGGACGAAGCTTCACCATCGAACGTCAGTTTCTCGACGATCTCTCCAAGCACACCGTGCGTGACCGGGTGGCGCGCCTTGGAAAGGCCCTTCTGGTGCTTCACGCCCCGCGCGACGAGACGGTGGGCATCGACAATGCGACGGACCTGTTCGTCGCGGCCAAACACCCCAAGAGCTTCGTGTCGCTGGACACGGCCGATCATCTTCTGAGCGATCCGGACGATGCTGCCTATGCGGCGGATGTGATCGCCGCCTGGGCAAGCCGGTATCTCAAGGCAGATGACGCCAGCGCGCAGGACAAGGATGCCGACGGAGTGGTTGTCACAGAGACGGGGGCCGGCAAATTCCAGTCCGTGGTCCGCATAGGCACGCATCGCCTGCTCACGGATGAACCCGAAGCCGTTGGCGGTCTCGACAGCGGTCCCTCGCCCTACGATTACCTCGCCGCCGCACTCGGCGCCTGCACGGTGATGACCCTGCGCATGTACGCCGAGCACAAGGGGCTGGAGATCGGGCGGATCGGCACGACGGTGCACCACGAAAAGGTGCATGCGGAGGACTGTGTCGACTGCACGGACGACCATCGCGCGCGCGGCGGCAAGATCGACCGGCTTGAGCGCATCGTGCATCTGTCCGGTGATATCGATGCCGACACGCGTGCCCGCTTGCTGGAAATCGCCGACAAGTGCCCCGTACACCGGACGCTTGAGGCCGGCGCTGCCGTGGTCACGCGCGAGGCGGTCGAGGACGTGACCTGA
- a CDS encoding Do family serine endopeptidase, with translation MSTKKFPAAIHRLPRGGRKSLVVGALALGLAGGLTAQTMVPGQFALADPVRVEAAAPQSFAAVVAGVKPAVVSVRVTSDRTPRMMSSRGGGIPGFEDLPRDHPLQKFFRQFGGKPGGEGARPQRRGTSQGSGFFISDDGYLVTNEHVVAGGSEFVVVGDDGIEYEARLIGTDERTDLALLKVDSEKEFTYVEFADDAPMVGEWVVAVGNPFGLGGSVTAGIVSARGRDIGAGPYDDFIQIDAPVNRGNSGGPAFNTKGQVIGVNAAIFSPSGGNVGIAFAIPASTATNVIADLKDDGTVVRGWLGVQIQPVSADIAESLGLDEAKGAIVAEAQGDSPALAAGIRSGDTILSVDDEAIDGPRELARKIAAYPPETEVDLGIWRDGREQSVTVTLGRLQEKASAAAAVEPTGEATAFVDSLGLELASAKEVGAGERGVVITDLARDSKAGEKGLKRGDVILEVAGKPVDAPGDVASAVLGASEGGRKAVLMRVKSENATRFVAVPVARG, from the coding sequence ATGTCGACCAAGAAATTTCCCGCAGCCATTCATCGCTTGCCGCGTGGCGGCCGCAAGAGCCTCGTCGTTGGCGCTCTGGCGCTCGGCCTTGCCGGTGGCCTGACGGCACAAACCATGGTTCCCGGCCAGTTCGCGCTTGCAGATCCGGTGCGGGTCGAAGCGGCTGCGCCCCAGAGCTTTGCGGCTGTCGTCGCCGGCGTGAAGCCCGCTGTCGTCAGCGTTCGCGTCACCTCCGACCGGACGCCGCGCATGATGTCCTCGCGTGGTGGCGGCATTCCCGGTTTTGAGGACCTTCCCCGCGATCATCCGCTTCAAAAGTTCTTCCGCCAGTTTGGCGGCAAGCCGGGCGGAGAGGGTGCACGCCCCCAGCGGCGCGGAACCAGCCAGGGCTCCGGCTTCTTCATCTCCGACGACGGCTACCTTGTCACCAACGAGCATGTCGTTGCCGGCGGGAGCGAGTTCGTGGTCGTCGGCGATGACGGCATTGAATATGAAGCGCGGCTGATCGGCACCGACGAACGCACCGATCTTGCACTTTTGAAGGTCGATTCCGAAAAGGAATTCACCTACGTCGAATTCGCGGATGACGCGCCGATGGTCGGCGAATGGGTCGTTGCCGTTGGCAACCCCTTCGGTCTCGGCGGCTCGGTAACGGCGGGCATCGTCTCGGCGCGCGGCCGTGACATCGGTGCGGGTCCCTACGACGACTTCATCCAGATCGACGCGCCGGTGAACCGGGGCAACTCAGGTGGGCCGGCGTTCAATACCAAGGGGCAGGTCATTGGCGTGAACGCCGCGATCTTCTCGCCCTCGGGCGGCAACGTCGGTATCGCCTTCGCCATTCCCGCCTCGACGGCGACAAATGTCATCGCCGATCTGAAGGACGATGGCACCGTCGTGCGCGGCTGGCTCGGCGTCCAGATCCAGCCGGTGTCGGCCGATATCGCCGAAAGCCTCGGGCTTGACGAGGCGAAGGGCGCGATCGTTGCCGAGGCACAGGGCGACAGCCCGGCGCTGGCAGCCGGGATCCGGTCTGGCGACACGATCCTGTCGGTCGATGACGAAGCGATCGACGGGCCGCGTGAGCTCGCCCGCAAGATTGCCGCTTACCCGCCGGAGACCGAGGTCGATCTTGGTATCTGGCGTGATGGCCGCGAGCAGAGCGTGACGGTGACCCTCGGCCGTCTGCAGGAGAAGGCAAGCGCCGCGGCTGCGGTCGAGCCCACCGGCGAGGCAACCGCCTTCGTCGACAGCCTTGGCCTGGAACTGGCGTCCGCAAAAGAAGTCGGGGCCGGCGAGCGGGGCGTGGTGATCACCGACCTGGCACGTGACAGCAAGGCTGGAGAAAAAGGCCTGAAGCGCGGCGACGTGATTCTCGAGGTCGCCGGAAAGCCGGTCGATGCGCCGGGCGATGTGGCCAGTGCCGTGCTCGGTGCAAGCGAAGGAGGCCGCAAGGCCGTCCTGATGCGGGTGAAGAGCGAAAACGCCACGCGCTTCGTCGCGGTTCCGGTCGCCCGCGGCTGA
- a CDS encoding response regulator transcription factor, giving the protein MRILIVEDDTEAANYLAKALRETGHVVDHAPDGEVGYDLASSAPYDVLVVDRMLPRRDGLSMISGLRADGNHTPVLVLSALGQVDDRVTGLRAGGDDYLPKPYAFSELLARVEALGRRPRQQDIDTSYTVGDLTLDRLSHTVTRSGQDIPLQPREFKLLEYLMQNAGQVVTRTMLLEHVWEYHFDPQTNVIDVHVSRLRGKIDKDFDRPLLHTVRGAGYTIRDIAR; this is encoded by the coding sequence ATGCGTATCCTGATTGTCGAGGACGATACAGAAGCCGCCAACTATCTCGCCAAGGCGCTGCGTGAGACCGGGCATGTGGTCGACCATGCGCCCGACGGCGAGGTCGGCTATGATCTGGCCTCTTCCGCTCCCTACGACGTGCTGGTTGTCGACCGGATGCTTCCCCGTCGCGACGGTCTTTCCATGATCTCTGGCCTGCGCGCGGATGGAAACCACACGCCGGTGCTGGTGCTGTCGGCGCTAGGCCAGGTCGACGACCGGGTGACCGGACTGCGTGCCGGCGGCGATGATTATCTTCCCAAGCCCTATGCGTTTTCCGAGCTTCTTGCCCGCGTCGAGGCGCTCGGCCGGCGGCCGCGCCAGCAGGACATCGACACAAGCTACACTGTCGGCGATCTGACACTCGACCGGCTGAGCCACACGGTCACCCGCTCGGGCCAGGACATTCCCCTGCAGCCGAGGGAGTTCAAGCTGCTCGAATACCTGATGCAGAACGCCGGGCAGGTCGTGACCCGCACGATGCTGCTGGAGCATGTCTGGGAGTATCATTTCGATCCGCAGACCAATGTGATCGACGTTCATGTGTCGCGGCTTCGCGGCAAGATCGACAAGGACTTCGATCGCCCGCTCCTCCATACGGTGCGCGGCGCCGGGTACACGATCCGTGACATCGCTCGCTAG
- a CDS encoding HAMP domain-containing sensor histidine kinase — protein MTSLARLFRTTAIKLALIYLAALSLASGAVIVYLSQNTATVLREQIVETVDAEIVGLADRYRIAGIRGLVASVEARSRRPGASLYLVTDFAANQLVGNVEGLDERVLAGESGELQRVSYTPLGGGEKREALVRVFQLSGGFRLLVGRDLQEQQYFRSLLAEAMRFWLLVLAGLGLVTWIYVSRRVLKRIDAMAATGRRIMSGDLSERLPVEGTGDEFDRLAVGLNTMLERIEALMHGLKDVSDNIAHDLKTPLTRMRNRVEEALRQEDAHVPARAALEATIEDCDTLIRTFDALLRIARVEAGSSDAAQEPFDANTLLSEVGELYAPVVEDEGGTLDVAFDEELMLCGNRELLVQALVNLIENALKYARNADEDGVRIHLEGHMDEGTVVLSVRDQGVGIADADKERVLHRFVRLEESRNEPGSGLGLSLVSAVARLHGGCLVLGDADPGLRAELRLPGGKGPAGEKRNGGDVRDGRKGGRASA, from the coding sequence GTGACATCGCTCGCTAGATTGTTTCGCACCACGGCCATAAAGCTTGCGCTGATTTATCTGGCAGCGCTCTCGCTCGCCTCCGGCGCGGTGATCGTCTATCTGTCGCAAAACACGGCGACGGTGCTGCGCGAGCAGATCGTCGAGACGGTGGATGCGGAGATCGTCGGGCTTGCCGACAGATATCGCATCGCCGGCATCCGCGGACTGGTTGCTTCTGTCGAGGCGCGGTCGCGGCGCCCCGGCGCAAGTCTCTATCTGGTCACGGATTTTGCCGCCAATCAGCTCGTCGGCAACGTCGAGGGGCTGGACGAGCGCGTGCTCGCGGGCGAAAGTGGCGAGCTGCAGCGGGTGAGCTATACGCCGCTTGGCGGCGGCGAGAAGCGCGAGGCGCTGGTCCGCGTCTTCCAGCTTTCCGGCGGCTTCCGCCTGCTGGTCGGGCGTGATCTCCAGGAACAGCAGTATTTCCGTTCGCTTCTGGCCGAGGCGATGCGGTTCTGGCTTCTGGTGCTCGCCGGCCTTGGGCTGGTGACCTGGATCTACGTCAGCCGGCGTGTGCTCAAGCGTATTGACGCGATGGCCGCGACCGGCAGGCGGATCATGTCGGGCGACCTGTCCGAGCGGCTGCCGGTGGAAGGCACCGGCGACGAGTTCGACCGGCTGGCGGTCGGCCTCAACACAATGCTCGAGCGCATCGAGGCCCTGATGCACGGCCTGAAGGATGTCTCCGACAATATCGCGCATGATCTCAAGACGCCGCTGACGCGCATGCGTAACCGGGTGGAGGAAGCGCTGCGGCAGGAGGATGCCCACGTGCCTGCGCGCGCGGCGCTTGAGGCGACAATCGAAGATTGCGACACGCTGATTCGAACGTTCGATGCTCTCCTGCGCATCGCGCGGGTCGAGGCCGGATCCTCGGACGCGGCGCAGGAGCCTTTTGACGCGAACACCCTTCTGTCCGAGGTTGGCGAACTCTACGCCCCGGTCGTCGAGGACGAGGGCGGGACACTCGATGTGGCGTTCGACGAAGAGCTGATGCTGTGCGGCAACCGCGAGCTGTTGGTGCAAGCGCTGGTGAATCTCATTGAAAATGCGTTGAAATACGCTCGGAACGCTGACGAGGATGGCGTAAGGATACATCTGGAAGGCCATATGGACGAGGGGACCGTGGTTCTGTCCGTTCGCGATCAAGGCGTCGGAATCGCCGACGCCGACAAGGAGCGAGTGTTGCATCGCTTCGTGCGCCTGGAGGAGAGCCGCAACGAACCGGGGTCGGGTCTTGGGCTGAGCCTTGTTTCGGCCGTTGCGCGCCTGCATGGCGGGTGTCTGGTTCTCGGCGATGCCGATCCGGGATTGCGTGCCGAGCTACGGTTGCCGGGCGGCAAGGGGCCGGCGGGTGAAAAACGAAATGGGGGAGATGTGCGTGACGGGCGAAAAGGCGGACGTGCAAGCGCGTGA
- a CDS encoding bifunctional [glutamine synthetase] adenylyltransferase/[glutamine synthetase]-adenylyl-L-tyrosine phosphorylase → MCVTGEKADVQARDERPLLEALTVEPAPADADAGEAILSDLTPVFENIADPELEPRTRAFLSGALTNAPYLRDLACSDPERLATILTTPPQQRAARLIEDARALEAEDEAALMRALRNLKKDLALTLALADIGGAIDLDAVTGGLSRFADAALTAAIRFCLRDMERRGRFVPQDAARPEEGSGFVILAMGKYGAFELNYSSDIDLIVLYDPDAAPMDGGAEAQVEFVRMTKRLVKIMGDRTGDGYVFRTDLRLRPDPGATPLAMSIPGALVYYESLGQNWERAALIKARACAGDIGCGNAFLKEISPFIWRKYLDYASIADVHSIKRQIHVHKGHGEIAVAGHNVKLGRGGIREVEFFAQTQQLIAGGRITELRGRRTLDTLDTLAELDWIAPEARDELAAAYVFLRKVEHRIQMVNDEQTHILPADEGARARVSRLMGYDDLTAFEDDLRTRFKTVQRHYSALFENEPELASDLGNLVFTGDDDDPETLETLSGLGYERPKEAAKIIRAWHFGRYPAVRSSKARERLTELHPVLISALASTDNADKALLSFDGFLSKLPAGVQLFSLLRSNPELLRLLATVMGAAPRLAEVVSKRVHVLDAVLDPAFFGAMPTSEEFRTGLARTLDLARFYEDALDRARIFAQEQQFLIGLRLLSDTLTAHQVGEALARLAETIVAGLLPHVIGHVAENHGKLANGAWAVLAMGKLGGREMTASSDLDLILLYDHPDETAQTDGPRPLAVSQYFIRLTQRLVSALSAPTAEGLLYEVDFRLRPSGNAGPLATRLASFETYQAKEAWTWEYMALTRARVIVSSSDAFAERIHGLICETLARPRDAAKVAQEVASMRARIEAEKGTSDVWDMKQVAGGLVDIEFIAQYLQLVHAHDDAGVLSQTTESALENAARAGFLSPGDAETLMPAIRLYHALTQVQRLTLDGPFKAETAPKGVRELLVHAGESPDFKHLEHRLKECQDAVRATFERIVGPVTKAAG, encoded by the coding sequence ATGTGCGTGACGGGCGAAAAGGCGGACGTGCAAGCGCGTGACGAACGGCCTCTCCTGGAGGCCTTGACGGTCGAGCCGGCGCCGGCCGATGCAGATGCGGGCGAGGCGATCCTGTCCGATCTCACGCCAGTGTTCGAGAACATCGCCGATCCCGAACTTGAGCCACGGACCCGCGCATTTCTGTCGGGCGCGCTGACCAATGCGCCCTACCTGCGCGATCTTGCCTGTTCCGATCCCGAGCGGCTTGCGACCATTCTGACGACGCCTCCGCAGCAGCGCGCCGCGCGCCTGATCGAGGACGCTCGTGCATTGGAAGCGGAAGACGAAGCGGCGCTGATGCGTGCGTTGCGCAATCTCAAGAAGGATCTGGCCCTGACGCTTGCTCTCGCCGACATCGGCGGGGCCATTGATCTGGACGCGGTCACTGGCGGTCTCAGCCGTTTCGCCGACGCCGCCCTGACGGCCGCCATCCGGTTTTGCCTGCGCGACATGGAGCGTCGCGGCCGTTTCGTGCCGCAGGACGCGGCGCGCCCGGAAGAGGGCTCCGGCTTCGTCATTCTGGCGATGGGCAAATACGGCGCCTTTGAGCTCAACTATTCCTCCGACATCGATCTCATCGTTCTCTACGATCCGGATGCGGCACCGATGGACGGCGGCGCGGAGGCGCAGGTGGAATTCGTCCGCATGACAAAGCGTCTCGTAAAGATCATGGGCGACAGGACGGGGGACGGATATGTCTTCCGCACCGATCTGCGGCTGCGGCCCGATCCCGGCGCGACACCGCTTGCCATGTCGATCCCGGGCGCGCTTGTCTACTACGAGAGCCTGGGCCAGAACTGGGAGCGGGCCGCACTGATCAAGGCTCGGGCCTGCGCCGGCGATATCGGCTGCGGCAACGCCTTCCTGAAGGAAATAAGCCCTTTCATCTGGCGCAAGTATCTCGACTATGCCTCCATCGCCGACGTGCATTCCATCAAGCGCCAGATCCATGTGCACAAGGGGCATGGTGAAATCGCGGTCGCCGGACACAATGTCAAGTTGGGCCGTGGAGGCATTCGCGAGGTCGAGTTTTTTGCCCAGACGCAGCAACTGATTGCCGGCGGGCGGATCACCGAGCTGCGCGGTCGGCGCACGCTCGACACGCTCGACACGCTGGCCGAACTCGACTGGATCGCGCCGGAGGCGCGCGACGAACTGGCCGCGGCCTATGTGTTCCTGCGCAAAGTCGAACACCGCATCCAGATGGTGAACGACGAGCAGACGCATATCCTGCCGGCCGATGAGGGCGCGCGCGCCAGGGTCTCGCGGCTGATGGGCTATGACGACCTTACCGCGTTCGAGGACGATCTGCGCACCCGGTTCAAGACCGTCCAGCGGCACTATTCGGCGCTGTTCGAGAACGAGCCGGAGCTCGCCTCCGATCTGGGAAATCTCGTCTTTACCGGCGACGACGACGACCCGGAGACGCTGGAGACGCTCAGCGGGCTTGGCTATGAACGGCCGAAGGAGGCGGCGAAGATCATTCGCGCCTGGCACTTTGGTCGCTATCCGGCGGTGCGCTCCTCCAAGGCGCGCGAACGCCTCACGGAACTTCATCCGGTTCTCATCTCGGCGCTGGCCAGCACCGACAATGCCGACAAGGCGCTGTTGTCCTTCGACGGTTTCCTGTCCAAGCTTCCCGCCGGCGTGCAGCTGTTCTCGCTGCTGCGATCCAACCCGGAGCTCCTGCGCCTGCTGGCAACCGTGATGGGCGCTGCGCCCCGCCTTGCCGAAGTGGTGTCCAAGCGCGTGCATGTCCTGGACGCGGTTCTCGATCCGGCCTTTTTCGGCGCGATGCCGACCTCCGAGGAGTTTCGGACCGGGCTTGCCCGCACGCTGGACCTCGCGCGGTTCTATGAGGATGCGCTCGATCGCGCACGGATCTTTGCGCAGGAGCAGCAGTTTCTGATCGGGCTACGGCTCTTGTCCGACACGCTGACGGCCCATCAGGTGGGCGAGGCGCTTGCCCGACTGGCGGAAACGATCGTCGCCGGGCTCCTGCCGCACGTCATCGGCCATGTCGCGGAAAATCACGGAAAGCTGGCGAATGGCGCATGGGCGGTTCTTGCCATGGGCAAGCTCGGCGGCCGGGAAATGACGGCGTCGTCCGACCTCGACCTGATCCTGCTTTACGACCATCCCGACGAGACTGCGCAAACGGACGGGCCGCGTCCTCTTGCCGTGAGCCAGTATTTCATCCGGTTGACCCAGCGCCTGGTGTCGGCGCTTTCGGCGCCGACCGCCGAAGGCCTGCTCTATGAAGTTGACTTTCGCCTGCGTCCGTCGGGCAACGCCGGGCCGCTCGCCACCCGTCTGGCCTCTTTCGAGACCTATCAGGCAAAGGAAGCCTGGACCTGGGAATACATGGCCTTGACGCGGGCAAGGGTCATCGTGTCGTCTTCGGATGCGTTTGCGGAGCGTATCCACGGCTTGATCTGCGAAACGCTTGCCCGGCCGCGCGACGCGGCGAAAGTGGCGCAAGAGGTCGCGTCGATGCGTGCGCGCATCGAAGCGGAAAAGGGCACGTCTGACGTTTGGGACATGAAGCAGGTTGCCGGCGGACTGGTCGACATCGAGTTCATCGCGCAATATTTGCAGCTCGTCCATGCGCACGACGATGCCGGTGTCCTGTCGCAGACCACCGAGAGCGCGCTGGAAAACGCGGCGCGTGCCGGATTTCTCTCACCCGGCGATGCCGAGACGCTGATGCCTGCCATACGGCTGTATCATGCCCTTACCCAAGTGCAACGCCTGACGCTCGATGGTCCGTTCAAGGCGGAAACAGCGCCCAAGGGTGTTCGCGAGCTTCTGGTGCATGCCGGGGAGTCGCCGGACTTCAAGCATCTTGAACATCGGCTGAAGGAGTGTCAGGACGCCGTGAGAGCGACGTTCGAGCGCATCGTCGGACCCGTGACGAAGGCGGCCGGCTGA